The Desulfobulbus propionicus DSM 2032 DNA segment CCGGCCTTCTCGTTGATGATCGCCAGCGGATTGTTGATCTCGTGGGCGATCCCCGCCGCCAGCCGGCCGATGCTGGCCATCTTCTCCGAATACTCGATCTCGTGAAGCATCATCACCCGTTTCTGGTCGGCGGTGTGGATGGCGTTGACCAGATAGGTGACCACGCACAGCAGGACCAGGAGGATGATGCCCACGGTAAAGGAGAGGAAGATCAGGATCTTCATCCGCGTTTGCCGCCACTGGGCCATCAGCTCCGCCTTGGGGCTAACCAGCATGAGGATGAACGGCGAATTCTCCACATAGGCGTAACTGACCACCAGGGTGCCGTCGGCCACCGTCTCGGGCAACCGTGTGTCGGCGGCACCCGGCACCGGCATGCCCTCGAGCTGATACCCCTCGGTATGATCGGAGAACTCGGGGACCGCCAGCGGCACCTTGCCGAGCACCTCGCCGAAATAGCGGGATGGCGTCTGCAATACCCCCTCATGGTTGATGAGGAAGGCGTCACCGACCTCGCCGGTCTGTTCATGGGAGAGAATTTCCGTGAGCCGTTCGATGCTCACCGAGGTCCGGAGCACATAAAACGATCCGCCCGGCATCGACCGTTTCACCGCGATCACAATGTGGGGCAGATTACGCAGCCCCATGAACACGTCGCTGATGAAGATACCCCTGTTCTGGATCTCCTTGAACCACGGCTGGGACGAATAGTCGGCGTTCTCCAGGTGGAAGGGCCCTGAATAGGCACGCTGGATGCCGGCGGCATCAATCACCCCCAGATCGGCAAACAGGCCCAAACCGCGGTTGAGGTTCTCGAGCAGGACCGTCAGCCGCCCCGGCTGGAGCAGCTGCTCAAAGGTATTGTCATGGATGATGAATTCCAGGGCGAACCGCTTCTTGGACAGGAGAAAGGATTCGGTCCGCCTGGTCTTGGCCACGAACCGGCTGGCCCGGGCCAGGGCCTCGGATTCAAAGGTGGCCTTGGTCACCTTGTACTCGTAGGCGGTCAGCATGACCAGCGGCAGAAACACGATCACCACCGAAATCAGCGCCGCCTCTTTCCACAGGCGGCGGTAGTTGAACAGCTGCTTGTACATCCCCGAGGCATCGCCGTCGTGCCAGAATTCCGGGATGAACTTGTCAATCAACCACATGGCCGCCCTCCTTTCGCCCGCGCGCCGACCGTCAGGCTCTCTTGTGTGCCCGCACTTTGTCGTAGGCCCGTTTCAGGGTGGCGCTCAGCTCGTCGATGTCCACCGGCTTCTGCAGATAGGCAAAGGCGCCCAGCCGCATGCAAGTGGCCTTGTCCTCCTCCGAGCCATGGCCGGTCAAAATCACCACCTCCACGTTGGGACGGGTCTCCTTGGTCTTGCGCAGGACCTCGAATCCGTCGATGCCCGGCATCTTCAGGTCCAGAATCATCACCTCCGGGTCATCGGTGGCCATCAGATCCAGGGCCGACTCGCCGTCATAGACCACCGCCGAGTCGATATCCCGCATCGACAACCGCTCCGACAAGGTCTGAACAAACTCGCGCTCGTCGTCGACCAGGAGCAGCCGCGGCGTTTCGAAGTCGTACTTGCGGTAGATATCGGTCTTGTGAAATCCCTTGCCCAGCCGGGTTTCGATCGAGGTCACGCCGTCGACCGAGCCGGCGATGGTTTTCAGCTCCTCCTCGAGACGGCTGAGCAGCAACACGTTCTGATGGATGGTCAGGGTTACCGCGCCGTCACGGGCAGCCACGCTGACAAAATGGCCCTGCCGGGCCAAGGCCACTTCCACCTGAGCCGCCAGCACAAAATCACGCTCCGCCCTCTTGGATGCCTTGGTGGGCTGGATCACCTCGCTGCGCAGATTCTCCACCACCAGTTTGACCGCCTCTTCCAGCTTGATCTTGTCCACCGGGATGACCAAGTCGTACAACGAGGCACTCCACGGATCGGGCTGCCCGAACAGGGTATCGGTCCACGCCGCCTTTTCCTTGTCCTGCTTGTGGATCAGCGCCACCGCCTCCTTCTCGCTCACCTGCGTTTCTCGACCGGCCTGGACCAGGCGGTAATTCATGTCGGCAATCAGGCAGACCCGGAGCACATGGGTGATCTCGTCGGGGATCAGATGACCGGTCAGTCCGTGGATCAGCGTGTTGTCCGCCTCCAACAAGGTCTCGGCCATGGCCAGTTTCATCCAGGCCAGCGCCCGTTCCTTTTCGTGGGTGATATTGTTGAAGATCGACGGCTTGTTCGCCAGCACATTCTCGATCTTCTTCCGGCTGATGGCCGACATGTCGGCCGCCTTGGCAACAATCTCCTCGTCGGTGATGACACTGTAGCGCACCTGTTCCCTGAGCAGGGAAACCAGTTGCTCGCCCTGGCAGTAACTGCCGCACATTAAGGTAATAACGGACATGCGTTCCTCCTTGGAAATACGCTCGTGGTGGCTCCGGGTCGCAGGGGGCACGGCCGCCGGGCCGCAGCTCCATCCCTGGACGTCAATCGTTCGTTATCCATTAAGCAAGATACGGGCCACTATTCAGTATCTCAGTTTTTCAACCAGTTACCCCCCGCACTCCCTTTCCGTCGCCCCCGGAGGACGAAACGCAACAGAACACCGCGAAACACCCGAAATGGTTCGAAACGTTTTGGAACAAAGGGTCCGGCCGGCCGGCAAGGGCTGCTTCTCAGCTTTTTTCCCGGAATCGGTGCAACGCTATGCCGTATTTGTTGATCTTGTCGTAGAGGCTCTTGCGGGAGATGCCCATCAGCTGGTGGGCCAGGCTGACCTGACCGCCGACCTGCCGCAAAACCTGCTCCACATACAGTTGCTCCTGCTGGTCCATGTAGTCCTTCCACGGCAGGCAGGGGGTCTCGACATCAGGTACGGCAAGGGATTGCCCGCCCTGTTCCTGGTCCCGCCCCCCCAACACGCAGTATCGGCGCACAACATTGCGCAGTTCGCGAATATTGCCGGGCCAGTCCTGGGCCATCAGCTCGCGGATCAGCTCCGGCGAGCAGGGGCGGACCTCGCCGGGTTGGCCGTCACAGTACTCCTTCCAGAAATAATCGACCAGCAGCGGGATGTCCTCCTTGCGTTCGCGCAGTGGCGGCAGGTGTACCGGCAGGACATTGAGGCGGAAATAGAGATCCTGGCGGAAGGCGCCCTTGTCGATTTCGGCCCGCAAGTCGCGGTTGGTGGCGGCGATGATCCGCGCCTTGAGCGGAATGACCGTGTTGCTGCCCAGGCGGCAAAAGGTGCGATCCTCGAGCACCCGCAGCAATTTGGATTGCAGTTGCGTCGGCATGGAACAGATCTCGTCGAGAAAGAGCGTGCCCTCGCCAGCATATTCGAATGTGCCCACCTTGCGCTGGATGGCCCCGGTGAAGGCTCCTTTCTCGTGGCCGAACAGCTCGGATTCGATCATCTCCGAGGGAATGGCCCCCATGTTGACCGCCACATAGGGCAGGGCATGCCGTGGGCCGATGTCGTGAACGGCCCGGGCCACCAGTTCCTTGCCAGTGCCGGTTTCGCCGACGATCAACACCGGATCGTTCTCCTTGGCGACGGCCTCGATCAGGTTGTACAGACTGAGCATCGAAGGATGGCTGCCCACCAGCCCGTAAAAGCGGGACCGGCCCTGGCGGGTGGCGATCAGCTGCCGCTCCAGCCGGCGATTTTCCAGCACCAGCTGCCGCCGCTCGATAGCCCGGGCCAGGGTGGCGAGAATCATCTCCTCATCCACCGGTTTTTGCAAAAAGTTGTAGGCTCCCTTCTTGACCGCCTCCACCGCCATGCTGATATCGCCGTGCCCGGTGATCAGGATCACCGGTAGATCGCAATCCTTGGCCAGCATCCGCTCCAGGAGCACCATGCCGTTCATCTCCGGCATGCGGATGTCGGCGAGCACCGCCGAATAGGTATGGCCGTCGACGCTTGCCAGGGCTTCCAGCGGATTGCCAAAGGTCCGCACCGCATAGCCGTTGAGCACCAGAGTCTGTTTGATGGCCGCCAGCAGATAGAGGTCGTCATCGACAACCAGAATCTCCGGGACCGGAACTGTCTCCTGATCGGTATTCATCGCTCCTCCTGGCGCGGGCCTTCCGTTGTCGGCGCTGGCCGATACTGGGGAATATAGACGGAAAAGCAGGCGCCCTTGCCGGGAACGCTCTCCACCTCGATATGACCGGAAAAGCCGCGAACGATACGATCCACGATCGACAGCCCCAGCCCGGTGCCGGTGCCGACCTCGCGGGTGGTGAAGAAGGGATCGAAAATCTTTTTCTGCAGTTCCTCGGGGATGCCTTCACCGTTATCGGCCACGGTGACCAGCACATAGGGCTCCTTTTGCATGGTGGTCAGATTGAGGCAGTCGGTGATCCGGCTGGTGATGGTCAAGCGGGGAACCACCACCCGCCCCATGGCCTGGACCGCGTTTTGCACCAGGTTGAGAAACACCTGTTCGAGGCGGACCTCGACCCCCAAAACCACGCAGGGGTGGTCGTCCAGGCGCAAATCGAGAAAAACCTCGCTCAGGCGCAGTTGGGCCTCGAGAAACTTGAGGATCTTGCGGATGATCTGGTTCAGATCGAGCGGCGCCTGTTCTTCCTCGACCTTGCGACCAAAGCTGCGCATGGTGGCAATGATCGAGGAGGCCTTGTTGACCCGGTCGATGATGATCTGCAGATTTTCCCGCAGCATGTCCTTGTGGTCGCCCGGTGCATCCAGGGCCTTGAGGCAGTTGCGGGCGAAAAGCAGGATGGCGTTGAGCGGCTGGGTCAGCTCGTGGCCGACACCGGCTGCCATCTCCCCCAGGCTGGCCAGCCGGCTGGAATGGATGAGCTGTTTCTGCCCCTCCTGCATCTGCGCCATCAGATCGTAGAACTCACTGCAGTCAGAGCAGATCAGCATATGCAGCACCAGACCGTTGGGGTTGACATGGGTCGAACCACGCATCTTCACAGGCAGACCGGTGCCCTTGGCGGTTTTGAGATGGGCTTCGAATTCCGTGAACTCTCCCTTGGCAAAAGCCTGGCGGATTGCTTCGGCCGTCTCCGGCTGCACCAGATCTTCCAAGGCCAGTTGTTGGTCGCTGTCCAGAAGAAAACCGGTTCGTTCGAGGAACTCACGATTGGTCTGGATAACCTGAAATTCCTGGTCCAGCAGAAGAAACAACTCGGAGATCCCCGCCAAAATCCGCTCGGTGAACGAGCGGCTGGCTTCCATTTCCTCGTGTTTCCGCAACACCCGAACAACCAGGTCCTGCCGTTGTTTTTCCAGTATTTTTATTGCCTGATCATGCATCGTTCTTCCTCCCGCTGGTCAAGGACAGCCGGATAGTACCCGCAGGCCCTCTCGCTCGTCACCAATTTTACACAGCGTTAACCGAGAATTTCAGACCTCGCTCCCACCTCTAGGAACATCAGCGCTTTTTTGTGGATAAATGGGCCGCTGTCCTGTAACTCTGCCTGCAAGAATGCGCTTGCGGCACGGGACTCTCTCTTCCCGAATTGAACGACCAGCCCCAACCCCCTGTTTGCCATGCTCCACTGTTGCATCTTCCTCTGCGGCGCGGCCCTGATGATCATCGAACTCACCGGCTCGCGCATCCTGGCCCCCTTCCTTGGCACCTCCCTGGTCGTCTGGACGAGCCTGATCGGAATCATCCTCGCCAGCCTCAGCTTCGGGGCCTGGTGGGGTGGGGTACTCGCCGACCGATCGCCACGCCCCAATCTCCTGGGGCGCATTGTTTTGATGGCCGCCTGGTCCACCGCCGCCATTGGCCTGTCCAAGAGCTGGATCCTCGAATTTCTTCAAGGCACGGGCAACCTGCACGCCGTGGCCATCACCGCCACCGTTGCCCTGTTCGCGCCAGCGGCGATCCTGCTCGGCATGGTGCCGCCCTTTGCGGTCCGCCTCTGCCTGCACGACACCGACCACACAGGACGCACGGCAGGGAGCCTTTATGCCCTCTCCACCATCGGCTCCATAGTCGGCACCTTTCTCGCCGGGTTTGTTCTCATCGCCTGGGTGGGCAGCACCGCGATTCTCTTCATCACAGCCGCCTTCCTCGTCCTGGCTTCATGGTTGGCCGAACCCTCGAACAAAGCCATCAAGGGCGTCTCCCTGTTCCTTTTTCTGCTGGCCATCGCCCTCTGCCGCCTCCAGGATCAACGCCTTGAGCAACTGGGATTCCTCGACCGGGATACCCCCTACAACCGGGTCTTGGTCTACACCAGCAAGGAAGAAGGCACGGACCGACTGATGCGGGAGATGGTCACCGGGCCTCAGGGGCGGCAATCGGCCATGTACCTGGACAATCCTACCGAACTGGCCCTGCCCTACACGCGTTTTTATCGGCTGATCGAGCATTACCATCCCACGGCACGCCGCATGCTGGTGCTGGGCGGAGGGGGCTATTCCTTCCCCAAATACGCCTTGGCCCGGTACCCGGATCTGCGGATTGACGTGGTTGAACTCGATCCAGGTATTACCAACCTGGCGCGGACCCACTTCGGCCTGACCGACCATCCCCGTTTGACCATCATCGAGGAAGACGCCCGTACCTTTCTTAAAAAAGTCGACCACCCCTACGATGTGATCCTGTGCGATGTGTTCAACTCGCACTACTCCATCCCTTTTCACCTGGTGACCGTCGAGGCCATCGGCCTGATGCATTCCGCTCTCAAGGCGGACGGCGTTGTCCTGGTGAACCTGCTAGCCTCCACCGAAGGGGTGTCGAGCCGATTTTACAAGGCGTTGCATGCCACCTTCCGCGCCGCTTTTCCCTCGGTCCAAGCCTATGCGGTGGTCGATCCCACCGACAAGCACTTGTGGCAGAACATGCTGCTCGTCGCCGGCAAGGGCGAGCTTTCCACCAACGAGCCCAAGGATCCCTCCCTGCGGCGGATGCTTACCCACGCTCTGCCCCCACCCGATAACCATCCCCCTCCCTTCACCGACGAGTATGCCCCGGTGGATCGCTACATTGGCGAGTTTGGTTTAGGATTGACCGCGCACAGCGATTCCTGAGCCCGGTCCAGATCACCGTCGGCAATCGTCCGTGCTCACTCCCCGGCGCCATTGATCGCGCAGCGCCTTCACACCGTTGCCCGATACACCCAGAGTGGCCTCCCATGCCACTTCGCTTTCAAGTTGTCATGTATCCGTAGAGACAAAGGCGAATGTGCGATTGTTCATCTTCAGAAGAATGAAGACAGCATGGCGGATCAATGCGGGGATGAGGTGGCGAGCAGATATTTTGAGGAGGGCCCCCGGCCCGACTTCTTCATCAGTCCCTTGTCGACCAAGTCGTGCAAATCGTATTGAGCCGTGCGAACGGAAACGGCATCCCCCACCACCTTCTGATACTCGCTGCGGCTGATGACGCCATTTTTGACAATCAGAGGCCAGGCCTTGCGTTGCCTGATATTCAACTCGGGAGGGACGCCCATGTCCTGCTGTTCTGCTTCAGCCTCGTTGGCTGGCGGGGCAGACAGGGCTTTTGCAGGGGGTGTGGGCGGCAGTGCGGACGGAAACGACTCGTTCTCCGGCGCGTCGTCACCTTCCAGCTCGACGCCTCGCTCGTCAAAGAGAATATGCTGAGCGAGCAGCAGATCGCTTTCGGCAAAAGCCAGCGAGCGGGTGATACAGTTGCGCAACTCACGGATATTTCCCGGCCAGTCATGACTGAGCAATCGTTCCAGGGCACCACGGCTGATCCCCACCGGGTCCAGCCCTGAGAGGGTCATGTGTTCATCGAGGAAATATTTGACCAGTACCGGAATATCCTCCTTCCGCTCACGCAACGGCGGCGTATTGATGGTGATCACCGCCAGGCGGTAGTAGAGATCTTCCCGAAAATCACTGGTCAGAGAGAGCTGGAGCAGGTCAACATTAGTGGCGGCGATAATGCGGGCGTCAAAGGCGACATCCTGATCCGATCCCAGAGGCCGAATCCGGCGGACGGATAAGGCTCGCAGCAAGGCCTGCTGCACCTTGGGGGAGGCATTGCCGATCTCATCGAGATGCAGGGTACCGCCCGATGCAGCGACAAAAGCGCCCTTCCGCTCGTTTTGGGCATCAGAAAAGGCGCCCTTGACATGACCGAACAGGGCATCCATGAGCAGATTTTCATCCAAGGCTCCGCAGTTAATGGAAATGAACGGCCCTTTGGCCCGGTGACTGACCGAATGGATGGCTTCGGCGGTCAGCTCCTTCCCCGTCCCGGTTTCGCCAACGATCAATACGTCCGCCAGGACCCGCGACGCCTTGTGGATCTGCTGGCGGAGCGTTCCAACCGCCTGACTGCCGCCGACAATCCCGTAGAGCGGCATGGCCAGCAATCGCGCATCAAGCAACGGATTATCACGCATCTCCTTCTCCAAATTGACTCGCTGACGCATGCGATCATCCTCGACAAGCCCTTCGCGCAACAACGAATCACTTCGCGCAATATGCAATTGCATAAGCAGGATATTGATGGACCGCTGAAACTGGTTGATCTCCGCAAACAGCGGTCCAAGGGCCAGCGGTGAAGGATCGTCTCCACCCGCCCTGACATCGACGGCCTCGGCGAGCAATTCGAGCTGTCGCGCGATACGGCGACTGACAAAATACATGGCCATGAAGACCAGAATGACGCCAAGTGCCACGCAAACGCTCAAGGTTCCGGCAATCCGGTAGGTGGAGGCCATGAACACAAAACTGGTGTCGATGCAACCGATACCGCCGACAATACGCCGTGTCCCCGCGCCCTCCTCAAAGACAATCGGCACATAGCTGAGATAGAGGGATCGATCACTCCCGGACGGCGCGATAAACGGACGCGTGACCAATATCTGTCCCGATTTTCCGGCCTGGACGTCGGACACCATCGCCCAGTAGAGATCGTGGGCAAAGCCCGGACGAAAGGCGGTGCTGAATCCAGGACGCCCCACATCTCCCTGCAATCCCATGCGCAAGAGATCGACGGAAAGATCGGCCTGCTGTCGGTCGGGAGATTCGGATTGGAACAGCAGCCAGCCCGCGGCATCAAAGAAAAAACTTTTTTTATGCTCGCTTTCCTGGGGAAAGAGGAAGAGCGGCGACTGTTTGGAGGTATGCAGGGAGATGATATCGCGCAAGTGGGGCAGATCGATCGACAGTGTCAGTTGTCCTTTATAGGTCTTGCTGCCGTCATAGACCGGCGTGGTCAGACGGATGACATGCATGTTGAGCGCGCTCATTTTTCCCTCGACATGCACCGACGGGTAGACCACCTCCATGGGTTCCCCGATCTGAATGTACCCTGCCGGCTTGCCGGTCAACAGATCGCGACTGGAAAAAATACCGAATTTTGCCCCCATGGCCTGATCAATGGGCACGGGGATCACGCTGCTTCCGGTGTTGACCAGGACAAAACGCTCCTCGGCGGTCTGACCATGGAAGGCTATTTCACGATAGCGGTTGCGCTCCTCGGCTGATTTGGCGGCCAGATGAGTGCTGATTGACTCCGGCGTGAGGGACAGACGGGTGAGATATTCCAATTCGTATCGGGCCGCCACCAGCAACTGGTTGATCTCGTGCGCCTGCGCTAGAGCCCGCACTTGAGCATTTCTCGAATAGGCTTGGTCGAGATAGGAGGAAACGATGTGATAGGTGACGATCACCGTGGCGGAGAGGATGATCACCACCAGCAGAGTGCCCAAGAGCACCAGAAACTTGCCGACGCTCCAGGAATAGATCGACCCATCGACCCGGATCAACGGGTTCAGCAGGGGGGGATGCGAGTAGCGCATTTGACGTTCTCCTTGCGTAACAATCACGCCGCATCACGAACGGCTTTTTTTTCGCTACCAGATAACGCGCAATAGCGCAATGGCAAAATCACAACTCTTTGAAATTTTAAATATATTCATTTGCACAAAAAGTTGGCACACGGTTTGTTTACACACTGACAGCTGTTTTCTTGAACCGGGAAACGCACTCCCCCGTTGCAGAAAAAGAGCCGATCTGAGCGCCCAGTCTCCCCCAACTGGTAGCGCTCAGATCCCATTCGTGACCAACCCGGCACCAGACCTGCCGGGATGCACAAGCCAACAAGCAAGACATCAAAAGAGGAGAACACAAATGAAGAAACGATTACTGCGGTTATGGTGGGCGTTCCTGACCCTGGTGCTGTTTGCTCCGAGCCTGTCCCTGGCGGCGGGTGGCGGGAAAAGCGCCCCCATTGTCATTGTTGCCGATACGCGCAAACTGGACGGCATCATGGCTTGGTGGGCCAACTTGTACAACGAAAGTCACGTGTACTTCATGATCCTGACCATCATCATCATTCCCCTCACCGGCGTGATCTTCGGTGTCCTAGCGGACATCATCATGGGTTGGATCGGCATCGATCTGAAATCCCGCGAACTGGCTGAACATTAATTCGATTTCAAGGAGACCCTCATGGACTGGCTTTATATTCTCATGCCCATTGCCGGTGTTAAGATTTTCTGGCCCGGCCTCATTATCCTCGGTATCGGCGTTGGTATCATTGGCGGTTTCTTTGGCATGGGCGGTGCCTGGATGGTGACCCCCGGCCTTAACATTCTCGGTTTCCCCATGGCCTTTGCCATCGGCACCGACATCGCCCACATGGCCGGAAAATCACTCATCTCCACCATGCGGCACGGCAAGTTCGGCAACGTTGACTACAAACTCGGCATGATCATGCTGGTCGGCACGGTGGTCGGCTTCGAGTGCGGCGCCCAGATGGTTATGTGGCTGGAGCGCCTTGGTTCGGTGGAAAAGGTTGTCCGCTGGATCTATGTCGGCCTGCTGCTGTTCATTGCCTGGACCGTCTTCCACGATGTGGCCAAACGCAAGGCCAAAGAGAAGGCTGCCGCTGAAAAAGGCGAGACCCTGGAAGCCGGCGCCACCGGTGTCGAGTGGCACAAGACCCTGCACAAGATCAAGATCCCGCCGATGGTCCATCTCAAGGCCGCTGGCATCTACTGCTCCGCCTGGCTGCCGATCTTCGTCAGTTTCCTTACCGGTTGGCTGGCCGGTATCCTCGGTATCGGCGGCGGTCTGATCCGTATGCCCGCCCTGATCTACATGATCGGTTGCCCGACCCATGTTGCCGTCGGCACCGACCTGTTTGAAGTGGCCATTTCCGGTCTGTACGGTGCAGCCACCTATACCTTCAAGGGCCGGACCGAACTGGTCGCCGCCATGGTCATGCTCGTCGGCGCCGCCATGGGTGCCCAGGTTGGCGCGGTCGCCACCAAGTACATCAAGGGCTACGGCATCCGTATCATCTTCGGCTACGCGGTTCTCGGCTGCATGGCCTCCATCCTGATGAAGCTCGTCCAACCCTGGCTGCCGCAATACAAGGATCTGCTCAACAACATGGCCACCATCACCGTTCTTGGCCTGATCACCGCCATGTCGGCCTACATCTTCATCAAGATGGTCCAGGGCGTGAAGAAGGAATTGGCCATGAAACAACAGAAAATTTAATCCGGATCGCATAAGGAGACCAGAATGAACGTGAAACAGATACTGCTCACCATGGCCGCGGCCGCCATGGCCATGACGCTCACGGCATGCAAGGAAGATTACGGCAAGGTGGAACAAGGTCGGGCCATCGCCTTTGACAAGGACAAGAAAGAGGTTACCCTGATCCATGACAGCGCCATGGATCCCCAGAAACCGGTGTACGATGTCCTGCCTCCCTCGGTGTTCAAGCTGCCGACCGATCCCAAGGAAACAGGCCCCGAACCCAAGGCCGGGCAGCGTTTGAAGCTGGACACGGACAAGAAAATCATCGTGATCTTCGACACCAATACCCAGAAAATCGTCGAGGTGCCGATCACCATCGTGGATCTGCAACAGCCCGTCGACAAGGAGCATCCGCTGGTGTATGACAAGGCCGAGAAGAAGGCCAAGAAGTTCCCGGCCGTGGACAAAGAGAAGAAGACCATCACCATTTACTCCGGTCGCCAGAAAATGCTCTGCACCTTCTCGGTCCCGGACCAGTACTTCAGCTATCCTGACAGCACCTGGGACGCAGGCGATGAAGTACGGCTCTACTACAAGACAGCTGGCCAATCGCTGCGGTTCATGAACATCTCCAAAACCGATATCTTCAAGAAGTAAAGGCTCCACAGCGGGCGGGAGTCATCCCGCCCGCTGCTCCACCGAGAGGTTGACCATGTCGGACTATACTTTCTTTCTCTTGCACAAACTGTTGGTGATCGGAATCAACTGCCTGGTGGTCCTGGCCCTGTTCATCGCCATGTATCGCGCCTCGCTTTATCCGGACGATTTTAATCTCACCTTTTTCAAGACCATCTTTTCCCTGCTCATCCCCACGCTGATCCTCGGGTGCATCGGCAAACGATTCCTCCGCAGCCGTTGCAACACCTCGATATGACCGCAGGCTTTGGATTCGTCATCTGGCAAAAACGCGCTGGCCTGGTGGCCATGGTGTTGCTGGTGGCGGCCCTGCTGTCCCTGGCCGACGCGCTTGTGGGCGGCTTCCGGGGCGGGGGGGGGCTAATCGAACTCCTCCCCGGCGATCACTATCTCATCAGCGGCCCCCTGCCGCCACGAACCGAGGCAATCAGGGATTTTGTCATCGATGGCCAGCCCGATGATGGCTCGGTTCGCCTCATCCCGAAAACCATCTTTTCCGGATACTGGTTCGGCGGGTCGATGTGGCGCGGAGCCATCGAGGTCGATCCCCATGCCCAGGAAGGCCACCATGTGTTTCGCGTCAAGGACCCCTACGGCGAAAAACAGAATCCCGCGCTGGTCTTCAATGT contains these protein-coding regions:
- a CDS encoding sensor histidine kinase, translated to MWLIDKFIPEFWHDGDASGMYKQLFNYRRLWKEAALISVVIVFLPLVMLTAYEYKVTKATFESEALARASRFVAKTRRTESFLLSKKRFALEFIIHDNTFEQLLQPGRLTVLLENLNRGLGLFADLGVIDAAGIQRAYSGPFHLENADYSSQPWFKEIQNRGIFISDVFMGLRNLPHIVIAVKRSMPGGSFYVLRTSVSIERLTEILSHEQTGEVGDAFLINHEGVLQTPSRYFGEVLGKVPLAVPEFSDHTEGYQLEGMPVPGAADTRLPETVADGTLVVSYAYVENSPFILMLVSPKAELMAQWRQTRMKILIFLSFTVGIILLVLLCVVTYLVNAIHTADQKRVMMLHEIEYSEKMASIGRLAAGIAHEINNPLAIINEKAGLIQDLFMIKEQYKQDAKLLGLIASIVSSVERCSVITRRLLSFARQSEATVTRINLHKIITEVLSFLGKEPEYRSITIKIDIDDGIEDIVSDKGKLQQVLLNIIKNAFAAVEDGGNLGIAVRKAGSGAVELSISDDGCGIPPEDLAKIFEPFFTTKGGRGGTGLGLSITYGLVSELGGTIRVTSEQGKGTCFIITLPLTMAEHKG
- a CDS encoding response regulator, with amino-acid sequence MSVITLMCGSYCQGEQLVSLLREQVRYSVITDEEIVAKAADMSAISRKKIENVLANKPSIFNNITHEKERALAWMKLAMAETLLEADNTLIHGLTGHLIPDEITHVLRVCLIADMNYRLVQAGRETQVSEKEAVALIHKQDKEKAAWTDTLFGQPDPWSASLYDLVIPVDKIKLEEAVKLVVENLRSEVIQPTKASKRAERDFVLAAQVEVALARQGHFVSVAARDGAVTLTIHQNVLLLSRLEEELKTIAGSVDGVTSIETRLGKGFHKTDIYRKYDFETPRLLLVDDEREFVQTLSERLSMRDIDSAVVYDGESALDLMATDDPEVMILDLKMPGIDGFEVLRKTKETRPNVEVVILTGHGSEEDKATCMRLGAFAYLQKPVDIDELSATLKRAYDKVRAHKRA
- a CDS encoding sigma-54-dependent transcriptional regulator encodes the protein MNTDQETVPVPEILVVDDDLYLLAAIKQTLVLNGYAVRTFGNPLEALASVDGHTYSAVLADIRMPEMNGMVLLERMLAKDCDLPVILITGHGDISMAVEAVKKGAYNFLQKPVDEEMILATLARAIERRQLVLENRRLERQLIATRQGRSRFYGLVGSHPSMLSLYNLIEAVAKENDPVLIVGETGTGKELVARAVHDIGPRHALPYVAVNMGAIPSEMIESELFGHEKGAFTGAIQRKVGTFEYAGEGTLFLDEICSMPTQLQSKLLRVLEDRTFCRLGSNTVIPLKARIIAATNRDLRAEIDKGAFRQDLYFRLNVLPVHLPPLRERKEDIPLLVDYFWKEYCDGQPGEVRPCSPELIRELMAQDWPGNIRELRNVVRRYCVLGGRDQEQGGQSLAVPDVETPCLPWKDYMDQQEQLYVEQVLRQVGGQVSLAHQLMGISRKSLYDKINKYGIALHRFREKS
- a CDS encoding sensor histidine kinase; translated protein: MHDQAIKILEKQRQDLVVRVLRKHEEMEASRSFTERILAGISELFLLLDQEFQVIQTNREFLERTGFLLDSDQQLALEDLVQPETAEAIRQAFAKGEFTEFEAHLKTAKGTGLPVKMRGSTHVNPNGLVLHMLICSDCSEFYDLMAQMQEGQKQLIHSSRLASLGEMAAGVGHELTQPLNAILLFARNCLKALDAPGDHKDMLRENLQIIIDRVNKASSIIATMRSFGRKVEEEQAPLDLNQIIRKILKFLEAQLRLSEVFLDLRLDDHPCVVLGVEVRLEQVFLNLVQNAVQAMGRVVVPRLTITSRITDCLNLTTMQKEPYVLVTVADNGEGIPEELQKKIFDPFFTTREVGTGTGLGLSIVDRIVRGFSGHIEVESVPGKGACFSVYIPQYRPAPTTEGPRQEER
- a CDS encoding fused MFS/spermidine synthase, with protein sequence MLHCCIFLCGAALMIIELTGSRILAPFLGTSLVVWTSLIGIILASLSFGAWWGGVLADRSPRPNLLGRIVLMAAWSTAAIGLSKSWILEFLQGTGNLHAVAITATVALFAPAAILLGMVPPFAVRLCLHDTDHTGRTAGSLYALSTIGSIVGTFLAGFVLIAWVGSTAILFITAAFLVLASWLAEPSNKAIKGVSLFLFLLAIALCRLQDQRLEQLGFLDRDTPYNRVLVYTSKEEGTDRLMREMVTGPQGRQSAMYLDNPTELALPYTRFYRLIEHYHPTARRMLVLGGGGYSFPKYALARYPDLRIDVVELDPGITNLARTHFGLTDHPRLTIIEEDARTFLKKVDHPYDVILCDVFNSHYSIPFHLVTVEAIGLMHSALKADGVVLVNLLASTEGVSSRFYKALHATFRAAFPSVQAYAVVDPTDKHLWQNMLLVAGKGELSTNEPKDPSLRRMLTHALPPPDNHPPPFTDEYAPVDRYIGEFGLGLTAHSDS